One genomic region from Clarias gariepinus isolate MV-2021 ecotype Netherlands chromosome 20, CGAR_prim_01v2, whole genome shotgun sequence encodes:
- the LOC128508439 gene encoding CD48 antigen-like, protein MMKILPGNRILWTFLLLLCCLLCAAGNEMVTLQEVEGTTITLHTGITGIQSDAQILWFYGPEKAEKKILIIQVFKGETVTEISERFKERLQLDRISGALTIRNISRNHSGVYLLHVIAGRLSSKTFSVSVYAPVSTPVIRSQQKQKRTVFPTEVCFPLCTVENGEDVTLSWYRGTERLNITNNTDLSVNLSLTLQIHNQDINTNTYTCVSANPVSNKTTSLSITQLCDHHPDKSERSRILSYVLIPAGVLTLLLSVLVFLCVWRKKEKDEVSVQSEDLTYSDVKRVKAEENWSVTCVEENGSVVYSGVKRS, encoded by the exons ATGATGAAGATTTTACCAGGAAACAGGATTCTCTGGACTTTTCTTCTCCTGCTGTGCT GTTTACTGTGTGCAGCTGGAAACGAGATGGTCACACTGCAGGAAGTGGAAGGAACCACTATAACTCTCCATACTGGGATAACTGGGATTCAGAGTGATGCTCAGATTCTGTGGTTTTATGGACCTGAAAAAGCAGAGAAGAAGATATTGATTATTCAGGTATTTAAAGGAGAAACTGTTACAGAAATCAGTGAAAGATTTAAAGAGCGACTGCAGCTGGACAGAATCAGTGGAGCTTTAACCATCAGGAACATCAGCAGGAATCATTCTGGAGTTTATTTATTACACGTCATCGCTGGACGTCTCTCATCTAAGACtttcagtgtcagtgtttatg CTCCAGTATCAACTCCAGTAATAAGAAGTCAACAAAAGCAAAAACGAACTGTTTTCCCCACAGAGGTGTGTTTCCCCCTGTGCACTGTGGAGAATGGAGAAGATGTGACGTTATCCTGGTACAGAGGGACTGAGAGACTCAATATCACCAATAACACAGATCTCAGTGTTAACCTCAGTCTCACACTGCAAATACACAACCAGGACATTAACACTAACACTTACACCTGTGTGTCTGCAAACCCTGTCAGCAATAAAACAACTTCTCTCAGCATCACACAGCTCTGTGATCATCACCCAG ATAAATCTGAACGTTCCCGTATCCTGTCTTATGTCCTGATACCTGCTGGAGTTCTCACGCTGTTATTATCAGTGTTAGTATTTCTgtgtgtttggagaaaaaaagaaaaggatgaaG TTTCTGTACAATCTGAGGATCTGACTTACTCTGATGTGAAGAGAGTTAAAGCG GAAGAAAACTGGAGTGTGACGTGTGTTGAAGAGAACGGCTCAGTGGTGTACTCAGGGGTGAAGAGATCCTAA